The Nitrospiria bacterium genomic sequence CTGTGGAATGGGGAAAATTTAATATTAGGCTCAAGGCCATTGCCCCTGGGCCAACCCCAACCGAGGGGGCATGGAAAGCGCTCATGCCTGATTCAAAAGTGGAACAAATGACCCTCAATGGAGAATTCCCTTAAAAAGGTTTGGAAAGCCCAAGGAAATGGCTTTGCTGGCCTGTTTTCTAATATCCGATGCCGCGCGGCCTACCTAACGGGAAACTGCATCTCCATTGATGGAGGACAATCCCTTGCAGATAATCCCTTTAACCGTCTTGCTTAACAACAACCGGAAATAGTAAAGCAATACATGAAGAAACCATCCTATTTCTTTGATTTTCAGCTATTAAAAACCCTTTAAATAAAACCAACCCTTGATAAAAAAAGGAGTGGTAAAAAAATCCCAAAGAGAGAACCCATTTCGCAGGAATTTTCTCCCTTGCAATTTTTGCAGGAATAAAACTAAAAAGATAATTCTTACCTCCTTATTTTTTTTAACTTTTTAGTTTTGTCCCACAAAACCACTCCTTTTTAAAAACCTAACAGTTGAAAAATTTGCAGCTAGTAACCGTTATTTAACATTTCCTTTTCTTTAATTCTTTATATATCATTGTTTTTCTAGATATTTATTCCATTTCCTTTCTAAAACCTAATTGGCATAATAAATGCACTAAAAAAATCCGTTCTTTCCTAAACCTCATTTAATACTCAAAAACAAAAGTTACTTAAAATTAAACTCAAAAACGCTTAAGGGGAAAAAATGAAGGATGACCTTAAAAATAAAAAAACATCCGAGAAGGAAAAAATTCAAGCAAACCGCGAAAATACAGAGAAATCACTCTTAACACCTTTTTCAGAACCCAAAATGGGAAATGGGAATTGATTGAAATCTCCTTTTCCCTTAGCCTTTTATTATCTGTGATCATTCCAAAATGATCGCTTCTTTATTAGAAAAGATGATGATAGCCACCATGGGAATCTTTCTCCTGGGAGGCTTATTCAGCTTTTTGTTTGGAAAAACCGGGGCTCTCTCCCGGATTTTGGGGTCTTGGAGTGTCATTTTAGGTTCATTTTTGGGATTAGGTACCGCCCTAGGTTTTTTAATTTCTCAAACCTCTTTTACCATTCAATTTTTCACTTCTCTTCCTTTTCCCTTCAACTTTTCTGTGGATTTTTTGTCTTCTTTCTTTCTTTTCCTGATTTTTTTGGTGAGCTTAAGCATTGGTTTATACTCCTTGGGTTACCTTGTCGAATATGAAGGTAAATATCATTTGGGGGTTTTTGGCTTCAAATTAAACCTCCTCTTACTCTCTATGGTTTTCTTGGTCTGTTCTGGAGACGGAGTCACCTTTTTAATGGCCTGGGAATCCATGACCCTCCTTTCCTACCTTTTGGTGAGCACGGAAACGGACAAACCTGAATCCGTTCACGCCGGAAATCTCTTTCTGGTGATAAGCCATATTGGAACGGCCTTTATCTTTATTTCCTTCTTAGCCCTATTTTCCTTTTCCGGAAGTATGGGGTTTTCAGATTTCAAATCTACCTTTCAGGATATTTCGCCTTTTGATCGGAATCTTGTTTTTATCTGTTTTTTAATCGGTTTTGGAACCAAAGCCGGCGTCATTCCCTTTCATATCTGGCTCCCTGTGGCTCATCCCGCTGCCCCCAGTAACATTTCGAGCCTGATGTCGGGAATTATCATTAAAATGGGAATTTATGGGTTTGCACGTTTTTATTTTGATGTTCTGGGAATCGGTCCCGCCTGGTGGGGAGGATTGATTCTTTTCCTTGCATCCATCTCGGCAGTCTTGGGGGTGATGTATGCTCTCATGGAACATGACCTCAAACGGTTGCTGGCTTTTCACAGTATCGAAAATATTGGAATTATTTTGATTGGATTTGGTACGGCTTTGATTTTCAAAACCCATGGATTAACTTCTCTTTCCGCGTTGGCTTTTTTGGCGGGCCTCTACCATACCCTTAATCATGCTGTTTTCAAGGGACTCCTTTTTTTGGGGGCGGGTGCCGTCGTTTCTGCCGTCCACTCCAGGGATATGGAAAAAATGGGAGGCCTTATCAAACGGATGCCGACAACAGCTTTTTTTTTCCTGATCGGTTCACTTTCCATTTCCGCCCTTCCCCCTTTTAACGGGTTTATTAGCGAGTGGTTAATTTTTCAATCCTTATTGTTGAGTCTCAATCTTCCGGAGGGAATGGGGAGGATACTCATTCCCCTTTCCGGGGCTATGTTGGCTTTAACGGGAGCACTAGCCGCGGCTTGTTTTGTGAAGGCTTTTGGATTGACTTTTTTGGCCATGCCGCGCTCCCCCCAAACCCAACAAGCAAAAGAAGCCCCCATTTCGATGAAATTGGGTATGGGAATTCTTGCAATGGTTTGCCTTCTTTTTGGGATTTTCCCGGGATTTGTGATTTTTCTTTTAGATGGGGTGGTTTTGAATTTCATGGGAGTACATATTTTTCATGAGATTACGTCCTCAGGAGGTTGGATGATCGTACCGGTATACCAAGGTTTTTCAAGCCTTTCCCCGGGAGTCCTTTTAATGATTTTGTGTTCGGTTCTCTTAGCTTTATTTTTAATCGTCCTTATTTTTTTAAGGGATAAAAAGATAACTCAAGGGGAAACCTGGGCCTGCGGAATTCATGAGTTAACCCCGAAAATGGAATATACGCCAACAGGTTTTTCAAATGCCTTTCGCCAGATTTTTAGTAATATTTATCAACCCCGCCATGAAATTAAACAGAAAGGGACCAGTCCTCCATACGTGACACAGGAATTGTTATACTCCGGTGAAATTGAGCACCTCATTGAAAAATACCTTTACAAACCCCTTCTAAGTTATTTCCTGAAGATCGGAGAAAAAATCAAAGTGATTCAGTCCGGAAGCATTCATGCTTATTTGGCTTATCTTTTTTTAACCCTGGTTGCGGGATTGATTTACCTCACGGTTTCATTTTAAGAGGAAAAAAACATGGGTATTATTTTAATTCTTGGGAAAATGGTCATTGTGTTTGGAGGGGCTCCCCTTTTAAGCGGAATCATTAAGAAATTAAAGGCTCGGTTCCAATCCAGAAAAGGACCATCCCTTTTTCAACCCTACTTCGACCTGGCCAAACGATTCCAAAAGGATATGGTGATCTCAAAACATACCTCTTGGATTTTTCGGTTCACTCCTTTTATCGTCTTTTCATCCATGGCCACCGCCAGTCTCCTTGTTCCTGTTTTTTCTACAACCCTACCCTTGGGATTTTCTGGGGACATTATTGCGCTGGTTTACCTTTTCGCATTGGCTCGGTTCTTTACCGCCCTCTCGGGTCTGGAAGCGGGAAGTGCATTTGGGGGAATGGGCAGCAGCCGTGAAATGGTTATTTCCGCTTTGGCCGAACCCGCCATGATGCTGGCCATTTTTTCCGTCGCCCTATCCTCCGGAACTATCAGCCTTGGCCCGGCGATGGAAACCTTGGCAAACATGGGGACCGATTTGGTCAATCCCGCCCATGTTCTGGCATTTGGGGCCCTTTTTATTGTCGCCATTGCAGAAACAGGAAGAATTCCGGTAGACAATCCAGACACCCATCTGGAATTGACCATGATTCACGAGGGAATGCTCCTGGAATTTTCCGGGCGAGGACTCGCCCTCATGGAATGGGCGGCCCAAGCGAAACAATTCTTATTCATTGTACTTCTGGGTAATCTTTTTATTCCCATCGGCCTGGCCCCCCAATATGATTTTTCCGAAATAGGGGTCCCCATCGTTTTTTTTCTGGCAAAAATATTTTTCCTCGCTCTTATCATTTCGGTTGTGGAGTCCTCTTTAGCGAAGCTCCGTTTTTTTCGTGTCCCGGAATTATTGGGGGCTTCTTTTATTTTGTCCCTATTGGCTCTCCTCACTTTCTACATTGTAAAAGGTTAAATGGACATTTCCGATCCCATTTTGGCATCCAAAATAACCAATTTATTAGGAGCCACCATTTTAACAACAACGTTTTTGGTCGTAGGCTACCGGCGTTTAAGGGCCTGTGTAGGAGCATATGGTTTACATTCCTTTCTGTTGGCATGCGTGGCCGCTGAGGTAGGTTTTTTTACAGGGTTCGTCCATCTGTACATTGCAGCCTTATTAACCATTGTGATTAAAGTGATCATCATTCCCCGTGTTTTGAATCGAATCATTGAACGGATCAATGTAAAAAGAGAGGTTGACCTCTATGTAAATGTGCCCAGCTCTCTACTGATTTCCGGGGGACTGGCCATTTTAGCCTATTTTGTAACCCAGCCCATCGCGGGTTTGGGGAGCCTCATTACACGAAACTGTTTGGCTGTCTCTATCGCGGTGATGCTCATTGGACTTTTTATTATGATCACACGGGTTCAAGCCCTTTCCCAAATTATCGGCCTTTTAACCCTGGAGAATGGTCTATTTCTGGGCGCTATCGCTACTACCTATGGAATGCCTTTAATCGTTGAAATAGGAGTGTTTTTTGACGTCTTGGTTGGAGTTTTGATCCTGGTCGTTTTTATGAACCGAATCAACCAAAAATTTATAACCCTGGACACGAAAAGAATGAGGCAACTGAGAGGATAACTTGATGATTCTTACTTTACTCCTTTTTTCATTATTCATAACCGTTCTTTGCGGTATTTTTCGGTCCCAACAAAAACTGGAGGCAGTCAATTTTCTTGGAGCCGGAGGGATTCTTTTTCTTGGATTAAACCTGGTCGGTGAAGTGTATCAAAACCACGAGATATCGGCATTAAAAGGGTTGC encodes the following:
- the hyfB gene encoding hydrogenase 4 subunit B, with amino-acid sequence MIASLLEKMMIATMGIFLLGGLFSFLFGKTGALSRILGSWSVILGSFLGLGTALGFLISQTSFTIQFFTSLPFPFNFSVDFLSSFFLFLIFLVSLSIGLYSLGYLVEYEGKYHLGVFGFKLNLLLLSMVFLVCSGDGVTFLMAWESMTLLSYLLVSTETDKPESVHAGNLFLVISHIGTAFIFISFLALFSFSGSMGFSDFKSTFQDISPFDRNLVFICFLIGFGTKAGVIPFHIWLPVAHPAAPSNISSLMSGIIIKMGIYGFARFYFDVLGIGPAWWGGLILFLASISAVLGVMYALMEHDLKRLLAFHSIENIGIILIGFGTALIFKTHGLTSLSALAFLAGLYHTLNHAVFKGLLFLGAGAVVSAVHSRDMEKMGGLIKRMPTTAFFFLIGSLSISALPPFNGFISEWLIFQSLLLSLNLPEGMGRILIPLSGAMLALTGALAAACFVKAFGLTFLAMPRSPQTQQAKEAPISMKLGMGILAMVCLLFGIFPGFVIFLLDGVVLNFMGVHIFHEITSSGGWMIVPVYQGFSSLSPGVLLMILCSVLLALFLIVLIFLRDKKITQGETWACGIHELTPKMEYTPTGFSNAFRQIFSNIYQPRHEIKQKGTSPPYVTQELLYSGEIEHLIEKYLYKPLLSYFLKIGEKIKVIQSGSIHAYLAYLFLTLVAGLIYLTVSF
- a CDS encoding hydrogenase, with amino-acid sequence MDISDPILASKITNLLGATILTTTFLVVGYRRLRACVGAYGLHSFLLACVAAEVGFFTGFVHLYIAALLTIVIKVIIIPRVLNRIIERINVKREVDLYVNVPSSLLISGGLAILAYFVTQPIAGLGSLITRNCLAVSIAVMLIGLFIMITRVQALSQIIGLLTLENGLFLGAIATTYGMPLIVEIGVFFDVLVGVLILVVFMNRINQKFITLDTKRMRQLRG
- a CDS encoding NADH-quinone oxidoreductase subunit H; translation: MGIILILGKMVIVFGGAPLLSGIIKKLKARFQSRKGPSLFQPYFDLAKRFQKDMVISKHTSWIFRFTPFIVFSSMATASLLVPVFSTTLPLGFSGDIIALVYLFALARFFTALSGLEAGSAFGGMGSSREMVISALAEPAMMLAIFSVALSSGTISLGPAMETLANMGTDLVNPAHVLAFGALFIVAIAETGRIPVDNPDTHLELTMIHEGMLLEFSGRGLALMEWAAQAKQFLFIVLLGNLFIPIGLAPQYDFSEIGVPIVFFLAKIFFLALIISVVESSLAKLRFFRVPELLGASFILSLLALLTFYIVKG